From one Plasmodium malariae genome assembly, chromosome: 12 genomic stretch:
- the PSOP7 gene encoding secreted ookinete protein, putative — protein sequence MNIKKKFLIVFSCSFILKTFCALRLRDVREYYSNEIRNYKEKQNDNLEKGNFPQPIEKRKNVNLKDVSANILEPNEILRSNPVKFDFANMKEHFNSKNFSMNNGMQNNQDYLQRYKNFKTLNTQNNVDDVNSSNQQTSGTYSNLSQKGDDEQTYDNRTLNNNSVISNYAKDSSFYESLLSSEHAPHNLADDMSLNDRGRTMNKDDVITLDSSTNDLEDDTIDYFSNDEDYTLGSDTNYLDVDTPDYLSNEDDFEVGSDTDYLDDGATYFFSNDDDVEVGSGTDYLDDDAIDFFSNDDDVEVGSGTDYLDDDATDYFSNDDDVEVSSGTDHLDDGATDFFSNDNDVEVDRGTDNLEDDTINYFSNDGDYLLDSDTDYLNDDITDYLSNNNDYLLDSYTDDADEDGTDNILNSNTRDVLNRDKYISKNDDSDSLNVSNAFNNIYNNSLSNKNETFLEFPNKILQLDKNAKSNTKVRTNDTENLTTGNKKDTNTKDIIKSNKINDTVNKFNNDNTSDPKNKYNIKNEIETNEVDKKGVGKNVDKKEVETKKVNTERKGNSKEELKNNNTIGFKEKNTINELFNNSNKHNSKEILNNINTANAKGVLKNSSKTNNIDKPKDEKQFNSKNKLNKDNETNFEDKPISSSKNNSGQALKNSSKSYGKNKGNYRHKLGKNNSNSNSNRSNSSDSSNSSSSSSSSSSSSSSSSSNNKFSSRDIAKPKDTLNKNKIHTNDSSKPKYNGYNGKDKSNSVNSTNMGYIAKSNNKEAKNEYTLKNKTNYKDNDYTGDKSSTTGEANAESKTLIRNKINRRKYIDKNTNDKNTNDKNTNDENANDENANNENESDENESDEKVNDEKANDENANDEGANNENESDEKANDEKKNYEKKNNEKKNDKGKDKSNSQKMVKIENSKNVDNTVDTLRSNNNKASATEKYHRENELNGIKNNISSDDNSLLVNEVKNERDDLSTPPKSETININVISNPTFEISGKHSLNKKKHNTKSKNKKRKHRSHVRSNDDYEYDRGKGDNSSIHSRHIIGSSDRIDSSGSSESTNVGDASIVEKTNSREIVEAKKEHNNTRNKKNRDLTDLSYSANNPLEYTENKKEKYDKNISSEDNEKGIKNNTPEVSVSIVVPENFEKLKEAKVVKQGTKHEKEEKKILFLQMNMQDGNGSMTIETEDAENDDDEDSNNTEAINHLSDESDEEEHSISLDEEGHESLNDLIKEKMKEDKNLEQFNDDDKSSVENIESSEHPLIRKKKNIIRNSRKVYNLHLYNCSFIDDWDINHEYIDEDGKLVKLSGYVFQNMVNSDTMPTTNITDWKLKGSCDYDNYICGALNYMNNMYSKGERVIFEGKIYEAVSDTYATPKELENLWIEKTNDCYNF from the coding sequence atgaatataaaaaaaaagtttttgatagttttttcttgttcgtttattttaaaaacattttgtGCTCTCCGATTAAGGGATGTAAGAGAGTATTATTCTAACgaaataagaaattataagGAAAAGCAAAATGACAATTTAGAGAAAGGAAATTTTCCTCAACcaattgaaaaaagaaagaatgtCAATTTAAAAGATGTATCGGCTAATATTCTAGAGCCGAATGAAATATTGAGAAGCAATCCTGTAAAGTTCGATTTTGCAAATATGAAGGAACATTTCAATTCAAAGAATTTTTCGATGAATAATGGTATGCAAAACAACCAGGACTATCTTCAAcgttataaaaattttaaaacattaaacACACAAAACAATGTAGATGATGTGAATTCGTCGAACCAACAAACAAGTGGTACATATAGTAATTTATCACAAAAAGGAGATGATGAACAAACATATGATAACCGTACGCTCAATAACAATAGTGTTATAAGTAATTACGCTAAAGATAGTTCGTTTTATGAAAGTCTGTTGAGCAGTGAACATGCACCACATAACTTGGCAGATGATATGTCTCTAAATGATAGAGGTAGAACAATGAACAAGGATGACGTTATCACTTTAGACAGCTCTACAAACGATTTAGAAGACGATACGATTGACTATTTTTCAAATGATGAGGATTACACATTAGGCAGTGATACTAACTATTTAGACGTCGATACACCTGATTACTTATCAAATGAAGATGATTTCGAAGTAGGCAGTGATACTGACTATTTAGACGATGGTGCAACATACTTCTTTTCAAATGATGATGATGTCGAAGTAGGCAGTGGTACTGACTATTTAGATGATGATGCAATAGACTTCTTTTCAAATGATGATGATGTCGAAGTAGGCAGTGGTACTGACTATTTAGATGATGATGCAACAGACTACTTTTCAAATGATGATGATGTCGAAGTAAGTAGTGGTACTGACCATTTAGATGATGGTGCAACAGACTTCTTTTCAAATGATAATGATGTCGAAGTAGACAGGGGTACTGACAATTTAGAAGACGATACGATTAACTATTTTTCAAATGATGGGGATTACTTATTAGACAGTGATACTGACTATTTAAACGACGATATCACTGACTACTTgtcaaataataatgattatTTATTAGACAGTTACACGGATGATGCAGACGAGGATGGTACTGACAACATTCTAAATAGTAATACCCGTGATGTGTTAAACagagataaatatattagcaAAAATGATGATAGTGATTCTTTGAATGTTTCTAATGctttcaataatatatataataattctttaagtaacaaaaatgaaactTTTCTTGAATTTCCTAATAAAATTCTTCAATTAGATAAAAACGCAAAATCAAATACAAAGGTAAGAACTAATGATACGGAAAATTTAACTACTGGCAATAAAAAGGACACCAATACtaaagatataataaaatctaataaaataaacgacactgtaaataaattcaataatGATAACACATCGGACCCTAAGAAcaaatataacattaaaaacGAAATAGAAACAAACGAAGTGGACAAAAAAGGAGTAGGCAAAAACGTAGACAAAAAAGAAGTAGAAACAAAGAAAGTAAACACAGAGCGTAAAGGTAATTCTAAAGAAGAGCTCAAAAATAACAACACAATTggttttaaagaaaaaaatactattaaCGAATTATTCAACAATAGCAATAAACATAATTCGaaggaaatattaaataatatcaatACAGCTAACGCTAAGGGTGTATTAAAGAATAGcagtaaaacaaataatattgaCAAACCAAAAGATGAGAAACAGTTCAATTCGAAAAACAAACTAAACAAGGACAATGAAACTAACTTTGAAGATAAACCAATTTCTTccagtaaaaataattccgGACAAGCGTTAAAAAATAGTAGCAAAAGTTATGGTAAGAACAAGGGCAACTATAGGCACAAATTAGGTAAAAAcaatagtaacagtaatagtaataggaGTAATAGTAGtgatagtagtaatagtagtagtagtagcagtagtagtagtagcagtagtagtagtagtagtagcaatAACAAATTTAGCAGCAGGGACATAGCTAAACCCAAAGATACATtaaataagaacaaaattCATACTAATGACAGCTCCAAACCTAAATATAATGGATATAACGGTAAGGATAAATCTAACAGTGTAAATTCAACTAATATGGGATATATAGCAAAatctaataataaagaagcgaaaaatgaatacacattaaaaaataaaactaattaTAAGGATAATGACTATACTGGGGATAAATCAAGCACTACTGGTGAAGCTAATGCAGAAAGTAAAACTCTAATTAGGAACAAAATTAATAggagaaaatatattgataaaaacACGAATGATAAAAACACGAATGATAAAAACACGAATGATGAAAATGCGAATGATGAAAACGCGAATAATGAAAACGAGAGTGATGAAAACGAGAGTGATGAAAAAGTGAATGATGAAAAAGCGAATGATGAAAACGCGAATGATGAAGGCGCGAATAATGAAAACGAGAGTGATGAAAAAGCGAATGATGAAAAGAAGAATTATGAAAAgaagaataatgaaaaaaagaatgataaAGGGAAAGACAAAAGTAACTCtcaaaaaatggtaaaaatagaaaacagCAAAAATGTGGATAATACCGTGGACACGTTAAGGAGTAACAACAATAAAGCTAGTGCTACGGAGAAATATCATAgagaaaatgaattaaatggtataaaaaataatataagtagTGATGATAATAGTTTACTTGTAAATGAAGTTAAAAATGAACGTGATGATTTATCAACACCACCGAAGAGTGAAacgataaatataaatgttatatcTAACCCTACCTTTGAAATTAGTGGAAAGCATTCGCTCAATAAGAAAAAGCATAACACAAagtcaaaaaataaaaagaggaaaCATCGTTCACATGTAAGAAGTAACGATGACTATGAGTACGACAGAGGTAAGGGTGATAATAGCAGCATTCACAGTAGACATATTATCGGTAGTAGTGATAGAATTGATAGCAGTGGTAGCAGTGAGAGCACTAATGTCGGGGATGCGTCCATAGTAGAGAAGACAAACAGCAGAGAAATTGTAGAAGCTAAAAAGGAGCATAATAATACacgaaacaaaaaaaatagagattTAACTGATCTGAGCTACAGTGCAAATAATCCTTTAGAGTATacggaaaataaaaaggaaaaatacgataaaaatatttcatctGAAGATAATGAAAAGGGTATTAAGAATAATACACCGGAAGTGTCGGTTTCAATAGTAGTACcagaaaattttgaaaaattaaaagaagcTAAAGTTGTAAAACAAGGAACAAAACATGAAaaggaagagaaaaaaatattgttcttACAGATGAACATGCAGGATGGTAACGGCAGCATGACTATTGAAACGGAGGACGCCGagaatgatgatgatgaggACAGCAACAATACTGAAGCCATAAATCATTTATCTGATGAAAGTGATGAAGAGGAACATTCAATTAGTTTAGATGAAGAAGGGCACGAATCACTGaatgatttaataaaagaaaaaatgaaagaagataaaaatttagaacagtttaatgatgatgataaaaGTAGTGTAGAGAATATAGAAAGTTCTGAACATCcattaattagaaaaaagaaaaatataataagaaattcTCGTAAAGTGtataatttacatttgtATAATTGTTCTTTCATAGATGATTGGGACATAAATCATGAATATATTGATGAAGATGGGaaattagtaaaattaaGTGGATATGTTTTTCAGAATATGGTCAACTCAGATACTATGCCTACTACCAATATTACTGATTGGAAATTAAAAGGGTCATGTgattatgataattatatttgCGGTGCTTTGAactatatgaataatatgtaCAGTAAAGGGGAGAGGGTTATATTtgaaggaaaaatatatgaagctGTCAGTGATACTTATGCCACGCCTAAGGAATTGGAAAATTTGTGGATTGAAAAAACGAATGATTGTTACAATTTTTAA